One Phaseolus vulgaris cultivar G19833 chromosome 2, P. vulgaris v2.0, whole genome shotgun sequence DNA window includes the following coding sequences:
- the LOC137811360 gene encoding kinesin-like protein KIN-UA, whose amino-acid sequence MATSQGGNGHRNGTHTHRASLKPHVKSKPVQRRNSTGKDHAAVPGRVRVAVRLRPRNAEESVADADFADCVELQPELKRLKLRKNNWDADTYEFDEVLTEFSSQKRVYEVVARPVVESVLDGYNGTIMAYGQTGTGKTYTLGRLGEEDNAARGIMVRAMEDILANISLETDSISVSYLQLYMETIQDLLDPANDNIAIVEDPKTGDVSLPGASLVDIRDQQSFVELLRLGEAHRFAANTKLNTESSRSHAILMVHVKRSVKGRDAALSSENGNHPHMVKSIKPPLVRKGKLVVVDLAGSERIDKSGSEGHTLEEAKSINLSLSALGKCINALAENSAHVPFRDSKLTRLLRDSFGGTARTSLVITIGPSPRHRGETASTIMFGQRAMKVENMVKLKEEFDYKSLSRRLDIELDKLIVEHERQQKAFEDEVERLATEAQERISDAERNYVDSLEKERSKYQKDYMESIKKLEEQLVMNQRKNEKPHMKSSGEIPRVSLEELADLKKMLQKETHLRKAAEGEVNNLKSQVAELKKSEASGKSEISKLHNMLEDKEQQTKKLEGEIAILQSHLLQLRLEADETRRHYDRGGLEKETGDLNSLPSQVKQQEQQQQQQPQEASGNREKPSIAKLFEQVGLQKILSLLEAEDADVRIHAVKVVANLAAEETNQGKIVEAGGLTSLLNLLKSSQDETIHRVAAGAIANLAMNEANQELIMVQGGISLLSMTAANAEDPQTLRMVAGAIANLCGNDKLQTKLRSEGGIKALLGMVRCRHPDVHAQVARGIANFAKCESRASSQGTKSGRSFLIEDGALPWIVQNANNEASSVRRHIELALCHLAQHEINARDMISEGALWELVRISRDCSREDIKILAHRTLLSSPTFQAEMRRLRVH is encoded by the exons ATGGCCACCTCTCAGGGTGGTAACGGTCACAGGAATGGCACGCACACTCACAGAGCCTCTCTCAAACCTCACGTCAAGTCAAAGCCTGTGCAACGCCGTAATAGCACCGGCAAGGACCACGCTGCAG TTCCTGGAAGAGTTAGAGTGGCTGTTAGATTGCGGCCACGGAACGCGGAGGAATCAGTGGCGGATGCTGACTTCGCTGACTGTGTGGAACTGCAGCCAGAG CTCAAGAGGTTGAAACTTCGGAAAAACAATTGGGATGCAGATACATATGAGTTTGATGAGGTGCTAACCGAATTTTCCTCACAAAAACGTGTTTATGAAGTTGTGGCCAGGCCTGTTGTGGAG AGTGTACTGGATGGCTACAATGGGACAATTATGGCGTATGGGCAAACTGGTACTGGTAAGACTTATACACTTGGACGACTTGGAGAGGAAGACAATGCTGCACGAGGAATAATGGTGCGGGCCATGGAGGATATTCTTGCAAATATTTCTTTGGAAACTGATTCAATCTCAGTCTCTTACTTGCAG CTTTATATGGAGACCATACAAGACCTGCTTGACCCTGCTAATGATAACATAGCCATCGTAGAGGATCCCAAAACCGGTGATGTTTCATTACCTGGTGCTAGCCTTGTTGACATTAGAGACCAGCAGAGTTTTGTAGAACTATTAAGGTTAGGAGAGGCTCACCGCTTTGCTGCAAATACAAAATTGAATACAGAATCTTCTAGAAGTCATGCTATTCTGATG GTTCATGTGAAGAGATCCGTGAAAGGAAGAGATGCTGCTCTTTCAAGTGAAAATGGCAATCATCCACACATGGTTAAATCAATAAAGCCACCTCTTGTTCGGAAAGGCAAGTTGGTTGTTGTTGATCTTGCTGGTTCAGAGCGAATTGACAAGTCAG GAAGTGAAGGACATACATTAGAAGAAGCTAAATCTATTAATCTGTCATTGAGTGCATTGGGGAAGTGTATTAACGCACTTGCAGAGAATAGTGCACATGTGCCATTTCGTGACTCAAAGCTTACTAGATTATTACGTGATTCATTTGGAG GTACAGCAAGAACTTCACTAGTCATTACTATTGGTCCATCTCCACGACATAGGGGAGAGACTGCCAGTACTATAATGTTTGGACAGAGG GCTATGAAGGTGGAAAACATGGTAAAGTTGAAGGAGGAATTTGATTACAAAAGCTTATCTAGGAGGTTAGACATAGAATTAGATAAACTCATTGTGGAACATGAAAGGCAGCAGAAGGCATTTGAAGATGAGGTTGAGAGGTTAGCCACTGAAGCTCAAGAACGAATATCTGATGCTGAAAGAAACTATGTAGATTCATTGGAG AAGGAAAGATCAAAATATCAGAAGGACTATATGGAATCAATTAAGAAGCTTGAAGAACAGTTAGTGATGAATCAGCGAAAGAATGAGAAACCTCATATGAAATCTAGTGGAGAG ATTCCCAGAGTATCTCTTGAGGAACTGGCTGATTTGAAAAAAATGCTTCAGAAAGAGACTCACCTAAGAAAAGCTGCTGAAGGGGAAGTAAATAATCTAAAGAGTCAAGTGGCGGAACTAAAGAAGTCAGAG GCATCAGGAAAGTCTGAGATCTCAAAACTTCATAACATGTTGGAAGATAAGGAACAACAAACAAAGAAACTTGAAGGAGAAATAGCAATATTACAAAGTCATTTGTTGCAGTTGAGACTTGAAGCTGATGAG ACAAGACGACACTATGACAGAGGTGGGCTTGAAAAAGAAACAGGTGATCTTAATTCTCTCCCTTCTCAAGTTAAGCAGCAGGAACAGCAGCAGCAACAACAACCGCAAGAAGCTTCGGGAAACAGAGAGAAGCCCTCAATAGCCAAGCTGTTTGAGCAAG tGGGATTGCAGAAAATTTTGTCTTTGCTTGAAGCTGAAGATGCTGATGTGCGAATCCATGCTGTGAAAGTTGTAGCAAATCTAGCTGCTGAAG AAACAAATCAAGGGAAGATTGTGGAAGCAGGAGGGCTCACGTCCTTACTTAACCTGCTCAAgagctcacaagatgagaccaTTCATAGAGTTGCTGCAGGTGCAATTGCAAATTTGGCAATGAATG AAGCCAACCAAGAACTCATTATGGTCCAAGGGGGCATTAGTTTGCTGTCAATGACTGCAGCCAATGCTGAAGATCCTCAAACCCTTCGAATGGTTGCTGGAGCCATTGCTAATCTTTGTGGCAATG ATAAATTACAAACAAAACTACGGAGCGAAGGTGGTATCAAGGCACTGCTGGGAATGGTCAGATGCAGACATCCTGATGTTCATGCACAAGTTGCTCGTGGAATAGCGAATTTTGCAAAGTGCGAGTCAAGAGCATCTAGTCAAG GGACAAAGAGTGGAAGATCTTTTCTAATAGAGGATGGTGCCCTCCCATGGATTGTGCAAAATGCAAACAACGAAGCCTCATCAGTTAGGCGTCATATTGAGCTTGCACTCTGTCACTTAGCACAACATG AAATAAATGCAAGAGACATGATTAGTGAGGGTGCATTGTGGGAACTAGTTCGCATCTCCCGAGACTGTTCGAGAGAAGATATAAAGATTCTTGCACATCGAACACTACTCTCCAGCCCCACTTTCCAAGCTGAAATGAGGCGTTTGCGGGTGCATTAA